A window of Brachybacterium fresconis contains these coding sequences:
- the resB gene encoding cytochrome c biogenesis protein ResB, producing the protein MREKDDGPETAPDRTDQTLDHDPNDPNDPNDPNDPNHRRGPRDAGGPTGTDRGTDIAADAWSSKRDKDAPRPPRRGANAPALGLRGTLRFLWRQLTSMQTALILLMLLAIAAVPGSLYPQRSVNPSLTQEFLDENGRWGEILDTLGFFDVFSSPWFSAIYLLLFISLIGCIVPRVGVHLRQLRAQPPRTPSRLTRFTGYTRLELPGADADSLLEAAHRSLRRSRYRTVVREEKRSRSVSAERGLLRESGNLLFHIALVGVLICVAGGQLTSYRGQITVVEGEGFSNSLTQYDYFESGAWFDSSAMPPFQFTLEDFRAEYVLEGADESRVGQPLSFEADIAVTTPGEEHEKRTLQVNKPLHVDGSSMYLLGNGYAPEVTVTDPEGTVVAEGPVITVPMGDTGYTSQLVIKAPDAQPEQTAVVGFFLPTGQIDEKGPHSIYPDLMNPMLALTAYHGDLGLDAGIPKNAYEVDVSSLDQVTGEDGSPMLIKLTPGQRFELPDGSEITFDGVRRFAAFDVAHDPFERWVLVSALTATGGLILSLFVPRRRLWVRVGRSEGVHGTDGTVVLEVAGLARSDDPALPDDVAALAQKLAAEQDGPRPSETTGPETVTDPPPEGSAQ; encoded by the coding sequence ATGCGCGAGAAGGACGACGGGCCCGAGACGGCCCCGGACAGGACGGATCAGACCCTGGACCACGACCCGAACGACCCGAACGACCCGAACGACCCGAACGACCCGAACCACCGCCGCGGACCCCGCGATGCCGGCGGCCCGACCGGCACCGACCGCGGCACGGACATCGCCGCCGACGCCTGGAGCAGCAAGCGCGACAAGGACGCCCCCCGCCCGCCGCGGCGCGGTGCGAACGCCCCCGCGCTCGGCCTGCGGGGCACGCTGCGCTTCCTGTGGCGCCAGCTGACCAGCATGCAGACCGCCCTGATCCTGCTGATGCTGCTCGCCATCGCCGCCGTGCCGGGCTCGTTGTACCCGCAGCGCAGCGTGAACCCCTCGCTGACGCAGGAGTTCCTCGACGAGAACGGCCGCTGGGGCGAGATCCTCGACACCTTGGGCTTCTTCGACGTGTTCTCCTCGCCGTGGTTCTCGGCGATCTACCTGCTGCTGTTCATCTCGCTGATCGGCTGCATCGTGCCGCGGGTGGGGGTGCACCTGCGCCAGCTGCGGGCCCAGCCGCCCCGCACGCCCTCGCGGTTGACCCGCTTCACCGGGTACACCCGCCTCGAGCTGCCGGGGGCGGACGCCGACAGCCTGCTGGAGGCGGCGCACCGCTCCCTGCGACGTTCGCGCTACCGCACCGTCGTGCGCGAGGAGAAGCGCTCGCGCTCGGTCAGCGCCGAGCGGGGGCTGCTGCGCGAGAGCGGCAACCTGCTGTTCCACATCGCGCTGGTCGGCGTGCTGATCTGCGTGGCCGGCGGCCAGCTGACCAGCTACCGCGGGCAGATCACCGTGGTCGAGGGCGAGGGCTTCTCCAACTCCCTGACCCAGTACGACTACTTCGAGTCCGGCGCCTGGTTCGACTCCTCCGCCATGCCCCCGTTCCAGTTCACCCTGGAGGACTTCCGCGCCGAGTACGTGCTCGAGGGCGCCGACGAGTCCCGCGTGGGCCAGCCGCTGTCCTTCGAGGCCGATATCGCGGTGACCACCCCGGGCGAGGAACACGAGAAGCGCACCCTGCAGGTCAACAAGCCCTTGCACGTCGACGGCAGCTCCATGTACCTGCTCGGCAACGGCTACGCCCCCGAGGTGACGGTCACCGACCCCGAGGGCACCGTGGTGGCCGAAGGGCCCGTGATCACGGTGCCGATGGGTGACACCGGGTACACCTCCCAGCTGGTGATCAAGGCGCCCGACGCACAGCCCGAGCAGACGGCCGTGGTCGGCTTCTTCCTGCCCACCGGGCAGATCGACGAGAAGGGCCCGCATTCGATCTATCCCGATCTGATGAACCCGATGCTGGCGCTGACCGCGTACCACGGTGATCTCGGTCTGGATGCGGGCATCCCGAAGAATGCCTACGAGGTCGATGTCAGCTCCCTCGACCAGGTCACCGGCGAGGACGGCTCGCCGATGCTGATCAAGCTCACCCCCGGCCAGCGCTTCGAGCTGCCCGACGGCTCCGAGATCACCTTCGACGGCGTGCGCCGCTTTGCGGCCTTCGACGTCGCCCACGATCCGTTCGAACGCTGGGTGCTGGTCAGCGCCCTGACCGCCACCGGCGGACTGATCCTGTCGCTGTTCGTGCCGCGTCGCCGCCTCTGGGTGCGTGTCGGCCGTTCCGAGGGGGTCCACGGCACCGACGGCACGGTCGTGCTGGAGGTCGCCGGACTCGCCCGCAGCGACGATCCCGCGCTGCCCGATGACGTGGCGGCGCTGGCGCAGAAGCTCGCCGCGGAGCAGGATGGGCCCCGGCCCTCCGAGACGACGGGGCCGGAAACGGTCACCGACCCACCCCCCGAAGGAAGTGCACAGTGA
- a CDS encoding IS110 family transposase produces MTSLTDIAEIVIGVDTHVDTHTAAIVETATGGVLAEITVPTTPAGYQELVEVAEEHSPLRVWAIEGTGGHGAGLTHLLERGDEVVFELDRPQRAKRRNGAKSDPLDAVRAAREAMARPHRGTPRTGPQRQALSVLLAARRSAVDASTTAQRQLFSLAIAAPERLRAKLRDRKLPEMVEIASRFRIHTSWDAETATTARVLRDLARRAQVLQAESNEHEKQIRAIVRSWRADLLAEKGVGPIVAATVLCAWSHPGRVRDEAAFAMLAGVAPLPANSGKTTTRYRLNRYGDRQLNRALHTIVLSRQRYDQRTKDYTARRTCEGKTPREIKRCLKRYIVRDLYRLLENPPLPA; encoded by the coding sequence ATGACCAGTCTGACCGATATCGCAGAGATCGTCATCGGGGTCGACACCCACGTCGATACCCACACCGCCGCCATCGTCGAGACCGCCACCGGTGGAGTACTCGCCGAGATCACGGTGCCCACCACCCCGGCCGGCTACCAGGAACTGGTAGAAGTGGCCGAGGAACACTCACCCCTGCGGGTGTGGGCCATCGAGGGCACCGGCGGCCACGGCGCCGGCCTGACCCACCTGCTGGAGCGTGGGGACGAGGTCGTATTCGAGCTCGACCGCCCCCAGCGGGCCAAGCGCCGCAATGGCGCGAAGTCCGATCCGCTGGACGCGGTGCGCGCCGCCCGTGAAGCGATGGCACGCCCGCATCGCGGGACCCCGCGCACCGGTCCGCAGCGGCAGGCTCTGTCGGTGCTACTGGCAGCTCGCCGCTCCGCGGTCGACGCGTCGACCACTGCACAGCGGCAGCTGTTCAGCCTCGCCATCGCCGCTCCCGAGCGCCTGCGTGCCAAGCTGCGCGACCGGAAGCTGCCCGAGATGGTCGAGATCGCTTCCCGGTTCCGCATCCATACCTCGTGGGATGCGGAGACCGCCACCACCGCCAGGGTGCTGCGCGATCTGGCCCGCCGCGCCCAGGTGCTGCAGGCCGAGTCCAACGAGCACGAGAAGCAGATCCGGGCGATCGTGCGGTCCTGGCGTGCCGATCTGCTCGCTGAGAAGGGCGTCGGGCCGATCGTCGCGGCGACGGTGCTTTGCGCGTGGTCCCACCCTGGTCGCGTGCGTGACGAGGCCGCGTTCGCGATGCTCGCCGGCGTCGCCCCGTTGCCGGCCAACAGCGGCAAGACCACCACCAGATACCGGCTGAACCGGTACGGCGATCGGCAGCTCAACCGCGCCCTGCACACGATCGTGCTCTCACGCCAGCGCTACGACCAGCGCACTAAGGACTACACCGCCCGCCGCACTTGCGAAGGAAAGACCCCGCGAGAGATCAAACGTTGCCTGAAGCGATACATCGTCCGAGACCTCTACCGACTCCTCGAGAACCCACCGCTACCCGCTTGA
- a CDS encoding cytochrome c biogenesis CcdA family protein, with translation MITAEVGDAFQATALSGSLLLAVAVAAAAGLVAFLSPCVLPVVPGYLGYVSGLAGQGAVGTGGAGRVGGGGRRRAAPSGGRAGSGRMLAGSILFVAGFAVVFMILGGFAGALGYLLQAYSVWINRIAGAIVLLMGLVFLGVFPGLGSNRPVTSKKPDAGLLGAPLMGLVFGLSWTPCIGPTYAAIVALSLDGGGDGAALRGGILALAYSLGLGIPFVLFALLFDRALGLSKKLARHRRTIGLLSGALLIAIGVLLMTGVWAAWMSELQGLVATFEPVV, from the coding sequence ATGATCACTGCCGAGGTCGGAGACGCCTTCCAGGCCACCGCGCTGTCCGGCTCCCTGCTGCTGGCGGTGGCCGTCGCCGCCGCGGCCGGTCTGGTCGCCTTCCTGTCCCCGTGCGTGCTGCCGGTGGTGCCCGGGTATCTCGGCTACGTCTCCGGCCTCGCCGGGCAGGGCGCCGTCGGCACCGGCGGGGCCGGCCGGGTCGGCGGCGGGGGCCGCCGCCGAGCTGCTCCCTCGGGCGGCCGCGCCGGGAGCGGCCGCATGCTTGCCGGCAGCATCCTTTTCGTCGCCGGCTTCGCCGTGGTGTTCATGATCCTCGGCGGCTTCGCCGGAGCGCTCGGCTACCTGCTGCAGGCCTACAGCGTGTGGATCAACCGCATCGCCGGGGCGATCGTGCTGCTGATGGGTCTCGTGTTCCTGGGGGTGTTCCCCGGGCTCGGGTCGAACCGTCCCGTGACCAGCAAGAAGCCCGACGCAGGGCTCCTCGGTGCCCCGTTGATGGGGCTCGTGTTCGGTCTCAGCTGGACCCCGTGCATCGGCCCCACCTATGCCGCGATCGTCGCCCTGTCCCTGGACGGCGGGGGAGATGGCGCGGCACTGCGCGGCGGGATCCTGGCCCTGGCCTACTCGCTCGGCCTCGGCATCCCCTTCGTGCTGTTCGCGCTGCTGTTCGACCGGGCCCTGGGCCTGTCCAAGAAGCTCGCGCGGCACCGACGCACCATCGGCCTGCTCTCCGGGGCGCTGCTGATCGCGATCGGCGTGCTGCTGATGACCGGTGTGTGGGCGGCCTGGATGAGCGAGCTGCAAGGGCTTGTCGCGACCTTCGAGCCGGTGGTGTGA
- a CDS encoding 30S ribosomal protein bS22 — MGSVVKKRRKRMSKKKHRKLLRRTRHQRRNKK, encoded by the coding sequence ATGGGTTCTGTCGTCAAGAAGCGACGCAAGCGCATGTCCAAGAAGAAGCACCGCAAGCTGCTTCGCCGCACCCGCCACCAGCGCCGCAACAAGAAGTGA
- a CDS encoding histidine phosphatase family protein — MTTTAVHLVRHGEVHNPERLLYGRLPGYRLSDRGQQMAQRVADHLVGSDVALVRSSPMLRAQQTAAPIAAAHGLDVTTDQRITESGNHFEGQRMGYGTAKLSDPRNWRWFLNPLRPSWGEPYREQVARVTAAIHDARAAAEGHDAVLVLHQLPIWVTRRSAEGKPLCHDPRRRRCGLCSVTSLRFVGPHLADVSYAEPAAELYAGAVDATGGQLT, encoded by the coding sequence GTGACCACCACCGCCGTCCACCTCGTCCGCCATGGCGAGGTGCACAACCCCGAGCGCCTGCTGTACGGACGCTTGCCCGGGTACCGCCTGAGCGACCGCGGGCAGCAGATGGCCCAGCGGGTCGCCGACCACCTCGTCGGCTCCGACGTCGCCCTCGTGCGCTCCTCCCCGATGCTGCGCGCCCAGCAGACCGCCGCGCCGATCGCCGCCGCCCACGGGCTCGACGTCACCACGGACCAGCGGATCACCGAATCGGGCAACCACTTCGAGGGGCAGCGCATGGGGTACGGCACGGCGAAGCTCAGCGATCCCCGCAACTGGCGCTGGTTCCTGAACCCGCTGCGGCCCTCCTGGGGCGAGCCGTACCGCGAGCAGGTCGCCCGGGTGACCGCCGCGATCCACGACGCCCGCGCCGCGGCCGAGGGGCACGACGCGGTGCTGGTGCTGCACCAGCTCCCGATCTGGGTGACCCGCCGCAGCGCCGAGGGCAAGCCGCTGTGCCACGACCCGCGCCGCCGCCGGTGCGGACTGTGCTCGGTGACCAGCCTGCGCTTCGTCGGCCCCCATCTGGCCGACGTCTCCTATGCGGAACCCGCGGCCGAGCTGTACGCCGGAGCGGTCGACGCCACCGGAGGACAGCTGACGTGA
- a CDS encoding TlpA disulfide reductase family protein: protein MSAQSRPPRPSRRGLLGAAGAASTALLLAACGADTSGRYESGYVSGDGVTTEIAPAERDEPLEFSGETFDGEDFSSADHRGELLVVNVWYASCPPCRKEAPDLQAIHEEYADQGVSFVGINVRDSAGPAKAFEESYGITYPSLPDQDAEIMYELRGQVAPNAVPSTLVLDREGRVAARISGGIDPSTLRSMIDKVLDE, encoded by the coding sequence GTGAGCGCGCAGTCCCGTCCGCCACGGCCCAGCCGCCGCGGCCTGCTCGGCGCCGCCGGCGCGGCGTCCACGGCGCTGCTGCTCGCCGCCTGCGGAGCCGACACCAGCGGCCGCTACGAGTCCGGATATGTCTCCGGCGACGGCGTGACCACCGAGATCGCTCCCGCGGAGCGCGATGAGCCGCTCGAGTTCTCCGGCGAGACCTTCGACGGCGAGGACTTCTCCTCCGCAGATCATCGCGGGGAGCTGCTCGTGGTCAACGTCTGGTACGCCTCCTGCCCGCCCTGCCGCAAGGAGGCTCCCGACCTGCAGGCCATCCACGAGGAGTACGCCGACCAGGGAGTCTCCTTCGTCGGCATCAACGTGCGCGACAGCGCCGGGCCCGCGAAGGCCTTCGAGGAGAGCTACGGGATCACCTATCCCTCGCTGCCCGACCAGGACGCGGAGATCATGTACGAGCTGCGGGGCCAGGTCGCCCCGAACGCCGTCCCCTCCACGCTGGTGCTGGACCGCGAGGGCCGCGTCGCCGCCCGCATCTCCGGCGGCATCGATCCCTCGACGCTGCGCTCCATGATCGACAAGGTGCTGGACGAATGA
- a CDS encoding dynamin family protein, which translates to MSPLLTRSAPAPAPLAERLDALTRAADALDGIAPGGEVEAAREVLSRIDRRRALSAEHTVIGLFGATGSGKSSLINALVGTDISRAAVRRPTTSAPVAAVLGAADSDALLDWLEVEDRHHLDGTGTALEAAAEPGRRGRRARRRDPGAAPGIVLLDLPDLDSIQAGNRAIAERMTGLVDVLVWVTDPQKYADAVLHQEFVRRFAGHDAVTVLVLNQLDRLREQEREGVLDSLTRIASDDGLEEALVVGTSASTGEGIEDLREHLVGLARSREAAAARQRADVREAAERLQQAADPDGLPADAATEEVDLLVEDLATAARVDPVARAVGASYRFRAAGRVGWPVLRWARRMRPDPLRRLGIAAERDGEGLERTSLPEPDAAARARASGGVRQFADAASAGGSDPWRAAVRGAARSREDELPDALDQAVAGADLRARGSSWWWPVLDVLQWLAMLTWVVGLGWLTLNVVLALLQIPPPPMPMIEDLWIPIPLPTALLVLGIAAGIVIGAAGGGLAALTAIGHRRRARRVLRARVQEVALRLVVEEVDAELARAQGAARDLALAHGDPPGRPV; encoded by the coding sequence ATGAGCCCCCTGCTGACCCGCTCCGCTCCCGCGCCGGCCCCGCTGGCCGAACGGCTCGACGCCCTGACCCGGGCCGCCGACGCCCTGGACGGCATCGCCCCCGGCGGAGAGGTGGAGGCCGCCCGGGAGGTCCTCTCCCGGATCGACCGCCGCCGGGCCCTCTCGGCCGAGCACACCGTGATCGGCCTGTTCGGCGCCACCGGATCCGGGAAGTCCTCCCTCATCAATGCCCTGGTCGGCACCGACATCTCCCGCGCCGCGGTACGCCGGCCCACCACCTCGGCACCCGTCGCGGCGGTGCTCGGCGCCGCGGACAGCGATGCGCTGCTGGACTGGCTCGAGGTCGAGGACCGCCATCACCTCGACGGCACCGGCACCGCCCTGGAGGCTGCCGCCGAGCCGGGACGCCGCGGCCGACGGGCACGGCGCAGGGACCCGGGCGCGGCGCCCGGCATCGTGCTGCTGGACCTGCCCGACCTCGACTCGATCCAGGCCGGCAACCGCGCCATCGCCGAACGCATGACCGGCCTGGTCGACGTGCTGGTGTGGGTGACCGACCCGCAGAAGTACGCCGATGCCGTCCTGCATCAGGAGTTCGTGCGCCGCTTCGCCGGACACGACGCCGTCACCGTGCTGGTCCTGAATCAGCTCGACCGGCTGCGCGAGCAGGAGCGCGAGGGCGTGCTGGACTCGCTGACGCGGATCGCCTCCGACGATGGCCTCGAGGAGGCCCTCGTGGTCGGGACCTCCGCGAGCACGGGGGAGGGGATCGAGGACCTGCGGGAGCACCTCGTCGGCCTCGCCCGCAGCCGCGAGGCCGCCGCGGCCCGTCAGCGCGCCGACGTGCGCGAGGCGGCGGAGCGGCTGCAGCAGGCCGCGGATCCCGACGGGCTCCCCGCCGACGCTGCGACGGAGGAGGTCGACCTCCTGGTCGAGGACCTGGCCACCGCCGCCCGCGTCGACCCGGTCGCCCGGGCGGTCGGTGCTTCCTACCGGTTCCGGGCCGCCGGACGCGTGGGATGGCCGGTGCTGCGCTGGGCGCGGCGGATGCGACCGGACCCGCTGCGACGGCTGGGCATCGCCGCCGAGCGCGATGGCGAGGGTCTGGAGCGCACCTCCTTGCCCGAACCCGACGCGGCCGCCCGGGCCCGCGCATCGGGCGGAGTCCGCCAGTTCGCCGATGCGGCCTCGGCGGGCGGCAGCGACCCGTGGCGCGCGGCGGTGCGCGGTGCCGCGCGCTCCCGGGAGGACGAGCTGCCCGACGCGCTGGACCAAGCAGTGGCCGGGGCGGATCTGCGAGCCCGCGGCTCCTCGTGGTGGTGGCCCGTCCTCGACGTGCTGCAGTGGCTGGCGATGCTCACGTGGGTGGTGGGTCTGGGCTGGCTGACGCTCAACGTCGTCCTGGCCCTCCTCCAGATCCCGCCGCCGCCGATGCCGATGATCGAGGATCTGTGGATCCCGATCCCGCTGCCCACGGCCCTGCTGGTGCTGGGCATAGCGGCCGGCATCGTGATCGGCGCGGCGGGCGGCGGCCTCGCAGCGCTGACGGCCATCGGCCACCGCCGCCGGGCCCGTCGGGTGCTGCGGGCACGGGTCCAGGAGGTCGCCCTCCGTCTCGTGGTCGAGGAGGTCGACGCGGAGCTCGCACGCGCCCAGGGCGCTGCGAGGGATCTCGCACTTGCGCACGGAGATCCCCCCGGGAGGCCCGTGTAG
- a CDS encoding glutaredoxin family protein: MTTPRIPAPTDPDTRVLYLTREGCHLCEDALPVVRSEADRAGTGVEVQDIDADETLRADWDHDVPVIIVDGAVHARYRVDAEQLRAALAKRSWWRRLTGRA; encoded by the coding sequence ATGACCACCCCCCGCATCCCCGCTCCCACCGACCCGGACACCCGGGTCCTGTACCTCACCCGGGAGGGCTGCCACCTCTGCGAGGACGCCCTGCCCGTGGTCCGGTCCGAAGCGGATCGGGCGGGCACCGGCGTCGAGGTGCAGGACATCGACGCCGACGAGACGCTGCGCGCGGACTGGGATCACGACGTTCCCGTGATCATCGTCGACGGCGCGGTCCACGCCCGCTACCGCGTGGATGCCGAACAGCTGCGTGCAGCGCTGGCGAAGCGCTCGTGGTGGCGGCGCCTAACCGGTCGCGCCTGA
- a CDS encoding dynamin family protein, translated as MTTQPTTVLDAFAEHLRALELPLPVDGADRARAEVSAALSQLGDHVIPRLESLDAPLLAVIGGSTGAGKSTLVNALVGEVVSRSGAIRPTTRRPVLLHHRDDEPWFTGTRILPGLARVHAGSGPGAAGERTNPAGAVPAAAGEDPEAPHAGDTTGDIDPATSLELHAESRIPPGLALLDAPDIDSVAAGNRDLSRQLLRAADLWLFVTTANRYADAVPWEVLRTAAERDVTVDVVMNRIPQGAGISEELADDLRGMLERNGIEVARLFLVPETELDESGMLPPTAVAELQEHLTRLAADAEARGRIARRTLAGAVTALAGSTRQIAEHASAQQAERERLRQEATEAFTGSRERIDEALGDGSLLRGEVLARWQDVVGTGEMIRGLESFVARVRDRVGLAVSGKPAPSVAAEQALGTGLVHVVVDETARGAERAEAAWRATASGRSLAEGQDLSRIPEGYREEVAAGIRAWQGDVLDLVREEGSDRRTKARVLSLGVNVVGVALMVVVFASTAFIPTGLEVGAGAATAVVGQKLLETVFGDEAVRRMARVARERLTARLDALVAERSTPFLERLDDLGRTGSEQQLESDAAALEQLAREIREAA; from the coding sequence ATGACGACACAGCCGACCACGGTGCTCGACGCCTTCGCCGAGCACCTGCGTGCCCTCGAGCTCCCTCTGCCCGTCGATGGCGCCGACCGGGCCCGCGCCGAGGTCTCCGCAGCCCTCTCCCAGCTCGGCGACCACGTCATCCCGCGCCTGGAGTCCCTGGACGCCCCGCTGCTGGCGGTCATCGGCGGCTCGACCGGGGCCGGGAAATCCACCTTGGTCAACGCCCTGGTCGGGGAGGTCGTCAGCCGCTCGGGCGCGATCCGGCCCACCACCCGTCGGCCCGTGCTGCTGCACCATCGTGACGACGAGCCCTGGTTCACCGGCACCCGGATCCTGCCCGGCCTGGCCCGCGTCCACGCCGGTTCAGGCCCGGGTGCCGCCGGCGAGCGCACGAACCCTGCGGGCGCAGTCCCGGCTGCCGCGGGCGAGGACCCGGAGGCGCCCCACGCCGGGGACACCACCGGGGACATCGATCCCGCCACCAGCCTGGAACTGCACGCCGAGAGCCGCATCCCGCCGGGCCTGGCACTGCTGGACGCCCCGGACATCGATTCCGTGGCCGCCGGCAACCGCGATCTGTCCCGGCAGCTGCTGCGCGCCGCCGACCTGTGGCTGTTCGTGACCACCGCGAACCGCTACGCGGACGCCGTGCCCTGGGAGGTGCTGCGCACAGCGGCCGAACGCGACGTCACGGTGGACGTGGTCATGAACCGCATCCCGCAGGGCGCCGGCATCTCCGAGGAGCTCGCCGACGACCTGCGCGGCATGCTCGAGCGCAACGGCATCGAGGTCGCGCGGCTGTTCCTGGTCCCCGAGACCGAGCTGGACGAGAGCGGGATGCTGCCGCCGACCGCCGTCGCCGAGCTCCAGGAGCACCTCACCCGCCTCGCCGCCGATGCCGAGGCCCGCGGTCGCATCGCCCGGCGCACCCTCGCCGGCGCCGTGACCGCCCTGGCCGGTTCCACCCGGCAGATCGCCGAGCACGCGAGCGCCCAGCAGGCCGAGCGGGAGCGACTGCGCCAGGAGGCGACCGAGGCGTTCACCGGCTCCCGCGAGCGCATCGACGAGGCGCTCGGGGACGGCTCCCTGCTGCGCGGCGAGGTGCTCGCCCGCTGGCAGGACGTCGTCGGCACCGGAGAGATGATCCGCGGCCTGGAGAGCTTCGTGGCCCGGGTCCGGGACCGGGTGGGGCTGGCCGTCTCGGGCAAGCCGGCTCCGTCCGTCGCCGCCGAGCAGGCCCTGGGCACCGGGCTCGTCCACGTCGTGGTCGACGAGACCGCTCGCGGCGCGGAGCGGGCCGAGGCCGCCTGGCGGGCGACCGCCTCCGGCCGGTCCCTCGCCGAGGGGCAGGACCTCTCCCGGATCCCCGAGGGCTACCGCGAGGAGGTCGCCGCCGGGATCCGCGCCTGGCAGGGCGACGTGCTCGACCTCGTGCGCGAGGAGGGCTCCGACCGCCGCACCAAGGCACGGGTGCTCTCCCTCGGCGTCAACGTCGTCGGCGTCGCCCTGATGGTGGTCGTGTTCGCCTCGACCGCCTTCATCCCCACCGGGCTCGAGGTCGGGGCGGGCGCCGCCACCGCCGTCGTCGGCCAGAAGCTGCTGGAGACCGTGTTCGGCGACGAGGCCGTCCGACGCATGGCCCGGGTGGCCCGCGAGCGTCTGACCGCCCGGCTCGACGCCCTGGTCGCCGAGCGCTCCACCCCGTTCCTCGAACGTCTCGACGACCTCGGCCGGACCGGCTCCGAGCAGCAGCTGGAGTCCGACGCCGCGGCCCTCGAGCAGCTCGCCCGAGAGATCAGGGAGGCCGCATGA
- a CDS encoding MarR family winged helix-turn-helix transcriptional regulator, protein MNSTQPHDTDRASRPEDLWLTRTEQTAWRSFLYATTLLADRFSEALQADPEIDLTLGEYEILVRLSEADQQFLRMSELADRVVHSRSRLTHTVSRMEKRGLVERVRCSDDGRGRQAQLTDAGVALLTKAAPTHVRSVRELLLDVVGHDDFLELGRILGRAIPEDAPIGIGSPAPHVPAASQD, encoded by the coding sequence ATGAACAGCACGCAGCCCCACGATACGGACCGGGCCTCGCGGCCGGAGGATCTCTGGCTGACCCGGACGGAGCAGACTGCCTGGCGCAGCTTCCTGTACGCCACCACGCTGCTGGCCGACCGTTTCTCGGAGGCGCTCCAGGCGGACCCGGAGATCGACCTGACCCTCGGCGAGTACGAGATCCTCGTGCGGCTGTCCGAGGCGGATCAGCAGTTCCTGCGGATGTCGGAACTCGCCGACCGGGTGGTCCACTCCCGCTCGCGCCTGACCCACACCGTCTCCCGCATGGAGAAGCGCGGGCTGGTCGAGCGGGTGCGCTGCTCGGACGACGGTCGCGGACGCCAGGCGCAGCTGACGGATGCGGGCGTCGCCCTGCTGACGAAGGCGGCACCGACCCATGTGCGCTCCGTGCGCGAGCTGCTGCTGGACGTCGTCGGCCACGACGACTTCCTCGAGCTGGGGCGGATCCTGGGCCGCGCCATCCCGGAGGACGCGCCGATCGGGATCGGGAGTCCGGCTCCTCACGTCCCGGCCGCCTCCCAGGACTGA
- a CDS encoding YceI family protein, with protein sequence MNDLTPGTWTLDPAHTSASFTVRHAGISKARGQFTDVEGALEVGEGGQNLAFNTTLKTASINTSQEDRDNHLRSGDFFDAENFPTITFTSTKVEGDTLVGDLTIRDITKPVTLDFAYEGAATDPFGVYRAGFSGETKISRKEFGLTWNAALEAGGVMVSDEVKISIEAEFTAPTAA encoded by the coding sequence ATGAACGACCTCACCCCCGGCACCTGGACCCTCGACCCGGCCCACACCTCCGCGAGCTTCACCGTGCGTCACGCCGGCATCTCCAAGGCCCGCGGCCAGTTCACCGACGTCGAGGGCGCCCTCGAGGTCGGCGAGGGCGGCCAGAACCTCGCGTTCAACACGACGCTGAAGACCGCCTCGATCAACACCTCCCAGGAGGATCGCGACAACCACCTGCGCAGCGGCGACTTCTTCGACGCCGAGAACTTCCCGACGATCACCTTCACCTCCACCAAGGTCGAGGGCGACACCCTCGTCGGCGACCTGACCATCCGCGACATCACCAAGCCGGTCACCCTGGACTTCGCCTACGAGGGCGCCGCGACCGATCCCTTCGGTGTCTACCGCGCCGGCTTCAGCGGCGAGACCAAGATCTCCCGCAAGGAGTTCGGCCTGACCTGGAACGCCGCCCTCGAGGCCGGTGGCGTGATGGTGTCCGACGAGGTCAAGATCTCGATCGAGGCCGAGTTCACGGCGCCGACCGCCGCCTGA